A stretch of Thermoplasmatales archaeon DNA encodes these proteins:
- a CDS encoding DUF2175 family protein gives MVEFKCYECDGNVRTGEKFTFTKKGAVHFDCFVSSKRKEISDEQKENLRILSLLLDSELDHLLNILSIQNSSETLKEQVRLKYKDIEKAAGETTRLIYELQ, from the coding sequence ATGGTAGAATTCAAATGCTACGAATGTGACGGAAATGTTAGAACCGGAGAGAAATTTACCTTTACAAAGAAAGGCGCAGTTCATTTTGACTGCTTTGTTTCTTCCAAGAGGAAAGAGATATCAGATGAACAGAAAGAAAATCTTAGGATTCTCTCTCTGCTTTTAGATAGCGAGCTTGATCACTTGCTGAACATACTCTCGATTCAGAACAGTTCAGAGACTCTGAAGGAACAAGTTAGATTGAAATATAAGGACATAGAGAAGGCTGCAGGTGAAACTACAAGGCTCATTTACGAACTTCAGTAA
- a CDS encoding DUF309 domain-containing protein: MRVIFHIYDSNNHNQGLEELGDDLKKIIIRKNTHGFELDVHTEEAEKSIEAVRSLFCVGTISFPNSIEQAFRLKKQLNNNRVLEVLKFSESLMLQERFWESHVILEELWKSSNGKVKSYFQGLILISASMVHFQMGKTEKAFTIYRKALQLIKSSGIDSPILDTIPQDFSYPIALNFELMFPNNIG; encoded by the coding sequence ATGCGTGTAATTTTCCATATCTATGATTCAAATAACCATAACCAAGGACTTGAAGAGCTTGGAGACGACTTAAAGAAGATCATTATAAGAAAAAACACCCATGGGTTTGAACTAGATGTCCACACAGAAGAAGCGGAGAAATCGATTGAGGCAGTAAGATCTCTGTTTTGTGTTGGGACGATATCATTTCCAAATTCAATTGAACAAGCGTTCAGACTGAAAAAACAACTGAATAATAATAGAGTCTTAGAAGTTCTTAAATTCTCAGAATCTCTAATGCTTCAGGAAAGGTTCTGGGAATCCCACGTTATTCTGGAAGAGTTGTGGAAATCCTCCAATGGGAAAGTTAAATCTTACTTTCAAGGCCTGATCTTAATATCCGCGTCTATGGTTCATTTTCAGATGGGAAAAACTGAAAAGGCATTCACTATTTACAGGAAGGCCCTTCAATTGATCAAGTCGTCTGGAATAGACAGTCCCATATTAGATACTATTCCACAAGATTTTTCCTATCCAATTGCATTGAATTTTGAGCTAATGTTTCCCAATAATATTGGGTAA
- a CDS encoding type II toxin-antitoxin system HicB family antitoxin → MKFTVILESQEDGGFTVSVPALPGCISEGVNREETFKNIKEAIELYLEVLKEDGKPIPPGC, encoded by the coding sequence GTGAAATTTACGGTTATACTTGAATCACAGGAAGATGGGGGGTTTACAGTGAGTGTACCGGCACTCCCTGGTTGCATCTCTGAGGGGGTGAACAGAGAAGAAACCTTCAAAAATATCAAGGAAGCAATAGAATTATATTTGGAAGTTTTAAAAGAAGACGGAAAACCTATACCCCCAGGATGTTGA
- a CDS encoding 2'-5' RNA ligase family protein, translating to MEYFIAITPPKKYGEIITQFQRMWPNNALPDFVEPHITVKSQAGLNEDEYWIDSIKAICSNFAMFKLSLKGVKSFGKSVVYIGVESNKIRILHRKIVEAISPDPENSRKYYELDLYEPHLTLGAKEFGMSEAELSEMKELANNCLHDFHSFIVKSIKIYKLIENRYQKIHEIDLKQTCSDKTF from the coding sequence GTGGAATATTTTATTGCTATCACACCCCCGAAGAAATATGGGGAAATAATAACACAATTCCAAAGAATGTGGCCAAATAATGCCTTACCAGATTTTGTGGAGCCCCACATCACTGTTAAATCCCAGGCTGGTCTGAATGAAGATGAATACTGGATAGATTCTATAAAAGCAATTTGCAGTAACTTCGCAATGTTTAAGTTGTCATTAAAAGGTGTAAAATCCTTTGGGAAATCTGTTGTATATATTGGTGTAGAATCCAATAAAATTCGCATATTGCACCGGAAGATTGTGGAAGCGATCTCCCCCGATCCTGAAAATAGCAGGAAATACTATGAGCTTGACCTTTATGAACCACATTTAACATTAGGGGCGAAAGAATTTGGAATGAGTGAAGCAGAATTATCAGAAATGAAAGAGCTTGCAAATAATTGTCTTCACGACTTTCATTCGTTCATTGTAAAGTCAATAAAAATTTACAAGCTAATCGAAAATAGGTATCAGAAAATTCATGAAATTGATTTAAAGCAAACATGCTCAGATAAGACTTTCTGA